A genomic segment from Solenopsis invicta isolate M01_SB chromosome 5, UNIL_Sinv_3.0, whole genome shotgun sequence encodes:
- the LOC105205801 gene encoding agrin, with protein MRRQLSLVLGIVLLGCLQDYVSGACPRICPPSGEPVCGSDGVIYASQCEMRKKMCGKGVTVATEKTACLRSSGSKCEHRCPGDQDPVCGTDGRTYLNKCMLRVEICRVGIELSHLGPCNNISAHRENCPVSCDYAPLDGPVCGSDGNVYKSTCQMKLLTCGQGVVRTNKKHCQTTRHCRESCWRGAKPACGSDGILYSNTCKMRAKNCGKHVFEVPMSFCVSRERTSGSNACPLDCKNEPEVSICGSDGNIYRNECEMQMLNCGHARRKVTVVDFEKCRSRLTKCMKQQQRCGSEVDPVCGSDANTYPNQCHLNVAVCLKGIQTAHVGECTTLKEIEHCPEDCAEVPEEPVCGSDGNVYRSLCHLQRETCGQRVVQVPAQHCRTTALCNQICSGERQFVCGSDNKLYRNECEMKRDNCGKHVYVVPMKRCVQGFLFRGCQKICPPYYDPVCGTDGMTYSNECFLEIENCRSRSLVTKKYHGVCGQPTEEPKNYLY; from the exons ATGCGTCGGCAGCTTTCGCTCGTCCTCGGGATCGTCCTCCTGGGCTGTCTTCAAG atTACGTGTCCGGTGCATGTCCCAGGATATGTCCGCCGAGTGGGGAGCCCGTTTGCGGCAGCGACGGTGTCATATACGCGTCGCAGTGTGAAATGCGGAAGAAGATGTGCGGAAAGG GCGTTACCGTGGCCACGGAGAAGACGGCTTGCCTGAGGTCATCCGGTAGCAAGTGCGAGCATCGCTGTCCGGGCGATCAGGATCCGGTATGCGGCACCGATGGGCGTACCTATCTGAACAAGTGCATGCTCAGGGTGGAGATCTGCCGGGTCGGCATCGAGCTGTCTCATCTCGGGCCCTGCAACAATATTTCGGCCCACAGGGAGAACTGTCCGGTCTCGTGCGATTACGCGCCGCTCGACGGACCGGTTTGCGGAAGCGACGGAAACGTCTACAAGTCCACGTGTCAGATGAAGCTGCTCACTTGCGG CCAAGGCGTCGTGCGTACGAATAAGAAGCACTGCCAGACCACAAGACATTGTCGTGAATCGTGCTGGCGTGGTGCTAAGCCTGCCTGCGGTAGCGACGGCATTTTGTACTCGAACACCTGCAAAATGCGGGCGAAGAATTGCGG CAAGCACGTCTTCGAAGTGCCGATGTCGTTCTGCGTATCTCGGGAACGGACATCCGGAAGCAACGCGTGTCCTTTAGACTGCAAAAACGAGCCGGAAGTATCGATTTGCGGATCGGACGGAAACATATACAGAAACGAGTGCGAGATGCAAATGCTAAACTGCGG GCATGCCAGAAGAAAGGTAACGGTAGTAGACTTTGAGAAGTGCAGATCCCGGCTAACAAAATGCATGAAGCAGCAGCAGAGGTGCGGAAGCGAAGTGGATCCGGTTTGCGGTAGCGACGCGAATACCTATCCAAATCAGTGCCATTTGAACGTAGCGGTTTGCCT AAAGGGCATCCAAACGGCTCATGTTGGCGAGTGCACGACCTTGAAAGAGATCGAACACTGCCCCGAAGACTGCGCCGAAGTACCCGAGGAACCAGTTTGTGGAAGCGAcggcaacgtttatcg GTCCCTCTGCCATCTGCAACGAGAGACCTGCGGCCAGAGGGTGGTTCAAGTTCCGGCACAGCATTGTCGTACCACCGCGCTATGCAACCAGATTTGCAGTGGGGAACGTCAGTTTGTTTGCGGTTCCGATAACAAGCTTTATCGCAACGAGTGCGAGATGAAGAGGGACAATTGCGG GAAACACGTGTACGTGGTGCCTATGAAGAGGTGTGTCCAGGGCTTCCTGTTTCGCGGCTGCCAGAAGATCTGTCCACCTTATTACGACCCGGTTTGCGGCACCGACGGCATGACGTACAGCAACGAATGCTTCCTGGAGATCGAGAACTGCCGCAGCAGAAGTCTCGTCACGAAAAAGTATCACGGAGTGTGTGGGCAGCCGACGGAGGAGCCGAAAAATTATCTCTATTAA